Sequence from the Argentina anserina chromosome 7, drPotAnse1.1, whole genome shotgun sequence genome:
GTATCAGTTCTTGCTTCTCAAAGATTGTAGATTTCTCTAGGAGGACTAGGGTACCTTCCTGTTTGTAGTGAATTTGTGAAGCAGTTTTGAGGGATTTTGGGTGTTTGGAAAAAGCGGTATGGTGTCTTTAGGAGAGTTCACCTAGACAAAAACATACAAATAGGAATCAATTTGAACTGTTTAGATTCGTgacaatcaaataaaaataactaaatatgAAGGAATATTTTGAAAGGAACATTTTATGCAGTTCATGAAGAATCAGATACTCCCTTACAAACCCAGACTAGGAGTATCCAGTGGAAACTGGGCATCAAACTTTCAGCAACACCATTAAAATTCAGCTTTTCTTTCCTCTTTTGAGTTCACAACAATTCAGATCAGCTtatgtgggtgtgtgtttttaACAGAGAAAGAACAACTTTTACACCATTCAGTTTCAAATTTTACAGCAAAGGTCTAAAGCTCCAAATATACTTTTCCAGTTTTCCTCATCAAAAATTGTTCTCAAAGAAAAAAGGGTGTGAATGCATGTGGTTTGGGATATGATACATAGTCGGGTCCAGTGAGGCCATTGAAGAAAGTtgggaggaaaaaaaaaatcctttcACAGTTTTCAATCTCTCTATTTACCAGTCAAGTTCTTTGTTTCCCCTCTATATTGTCTATTGCCTTTGCTTTTGTCTCTCAAAAGGTTCCACTTATTGGGGAATATCTATGTTGTATGCTTCACTACTCTActgtcattttcttttgaaatacaAGGATATATGATCCACTGCCATTTGATTCTATGCATTTTGcaatatttggtttgtggAAAGTACGATACGATGAGTTGGTGAAGCAAGAAAGAGGAAAGGATCCAAAGGTTGAAAATTGATGACCATGAATTCATGATAGAATGACCCAAAGGATGATGATTGTATGGTTGAAGTGTGTCAACAACACAAATGCACCTACCGGTTTGTTACTTGTTAGGCAAATGACCTAACAACAAAATTCTGAAGCGATGATTTTACGTGGCACATACCgtttattaataaaattatagattttgtctaattatttaatttattctcgtattattaaaaatataaataatatagttTATGGATGTTATAATTAGCTGATCGTATTTCATACGTGTTGAACATGTTATTTTCCCTTCAAAAGCACAAGAATTGAAACTGTTGATCATGATAGAATGAGTACCCCATAGATGATGATTATATAGTTAAAGGTGCATTAAAAGCCTCAATATATTGCATCTACCAATTTGTTAGGCAAATGACCTAACAAAATAGAGTAGCTTCTCCCTTTCAAATCAAACAAGACTAAGGTGAGAGGGATTGTTCCAAGCACGAGTCCATCTCAGATCATCAATTGAAATACATCACTTCATGTCTCACAACTACTAGCAGAAGAGTTGTCTTCCAAATTTTCAGAGGTAGCATTTATTTGGAATTACTTTCCTATATCATCAGTTATTTCATGTGTGATTAATTTTAGTGATTCTTTAGGGTTTAGGTAGAATTATAGTCTTTAATTCTTTATACCCTCAAATTATTTAGTTAAGTACATTGGTGATGATAGTTGATTGTGATGGAACAGTGTTTTTTAAAGAGGAGACCTAAATGAGTAGCTACTATTTGAGATGCTCTTTCTCTTGAGAGCTCTATGTATACAGAACTACACGAAAGAATTATTTTGATTTATGAATTCGCAATAAAGGTAAAGGGATGTTTGCCATCTAATATGAGTAGAAATTATTATACTTCAGGACTATATAGCAGAATTGTCGCACTTTCATTGATGAAAGAACGATGAAATGGGGATGTAAATGGGCAAGGAGCTATTCACTATAGTGGGGGAAACAGTTCTTGAGAATCTGCTCAAATCAAGGTATTTGCTGTAAATACAAAAAGAGCAAAAATTGGAATCACGGctggaatttgagaatttttgaGCTAACAAGGAAGTGAAGGAACTATTGGAAACTACTCTATAAAAGACAAAGAGAATTGACAAGAAACTAATTTAGGATTATATAAAAATCAATAGAGTACGTCTGTGTCTTTAAGATATACAAATAAACTGAATTATTTGAAACTTGGATCTTATAATTACTTCAGACGATGTGTTGGTAGTTTGATATCGATGAGTGGTGGCGTCTTCCAGTTTTTCCTTTGAGTTAGTCCATGGTGTTGTGACATAATCCCACGATGCTGATTAGTCTCTTGGTTTAGAAAGCTGATGAGGATACTGAGTTGATCCTGCCAAAAAACAAAGTGTAAGATAATTGGTGAGATACTGTGTtatagatgaaatttttacccACAATGTGGATCGAATTTTGAGTTGCCAAACTTGAAATCCCTTTTCAATTTCATAGAACTACTGGCTACCAAAATATTTGTATCTCTTATCTCCATAAGCGATCATTTGTAAGCTAGCAGAAAACAGCTTTGCACTCGATAGTGGTGTTGCAAAGTTTTATCTTTGCTTAAGATAGCTAATAATTTAAGCTTAGTGACAAAGTCCAACACCAACACACTGGTAATGACTCATTTGGACCCAATATAATCAACTGAAAAGGGTCCACAGATTTTGGTGAAAGATCTACCCTGTCCTCATCTTTCAATCCCCAACCCAACACTCACTGCACTATATTAATCCCACAAGGCCAGAACACAAAACATCATTACCCCATTGTAAATTAAATTCACCATCTCACTTACCCAAAGTGGCAACATATTTTTCTCCACCCACCAAAAGTATTGTTCTCTACGTACTTATAGGTTTGTTATACAATAATTTGAACGAACaataaagaaaatataaattggTTTGGCAAATTGATGATGTAGCTCTGTAAATGTATCAACTAATGTTTTAGTTACATAATGATAGACCCCAAGTTGTGCAGGAGTTGCGGAGGGTTCTCCTAGTAGTAGGACACTTCTGGTTCAAAATTTAGCCAGTAAATATCATCTCTTCAGATATTTGACCGGCAAAAGTGACCGGCAATCAAATTCATCAAAATTGTTGCAACATGTAGTGAATGATAGCATCTTACTTATGTAATATTTCTGTTATTTAGTCACATTTTAGTAAATatcattgttttcttttaaaatgGTTTTGACATATCGGGGTTGTACTTCTTTATAAAATACATTTATGAGTGTTTGACGGCTTCCGTAGAGGCGTGACTCTTCAGCGCATGGTGTTGTATCCACAAAGTTTCAAAGTTAAAACCTTACTTAAGCCACAACAGCCGATTTCAACTACTGCATGCATGAGTTGGTGTTAGTAAATATCATTGTTGATCACATAATTTGCTTTCAtcctcttgttcttgaaatcaCAGACTCAATACTAATACAACTTACTCTTCTAATTTCGACAATGTTAGTGttgcgtgattcgaagaagtctCCTTGTGATTTCCTTCAAATATTGAAACATGACCCCTAAACGATTCTGAACTGTCAATACATTCGAATATTGTGGAGGTGCTCTAAGGTTGCCCCAGAAATAGCCCTTTCAGAAAAATCAattatcaaaacaacaaagcaACCTTTCTTctctaaataaatataaacaattaaatcaaaagaaaaaataaaatggtaaaaagaAAACCCAGAGTGAGAGACCCAACAGCCAAACAGACAACAGTCCAAGACTTCCAACCACTataacttcttcttcttcttcttcttcttcttcttcctctctagTCTTTTCTCACTCTCCAGTCTCACTCACTCCCTCCctccatttcaggaaaccccCCAAACACTTCATTTTACTCCCAATAATATAGCCTCTAGCTTATCACCACCCCTCAATGGGCTGCACGGCGTCCAAGCTCGACAACGAGGACACCGTGCGCCGCTGCAAGGAGCGCCGCCGTTTCATGAAAGACGCCGTCTACGCCCGCCACCACCTCGCCGCAGCCCACGCCGACTACTGCCGCTCCCTCCGCCTCACCGGCTCCGCCCTCGTCTCCTTCGCCTCCTTCGAGCCCCTCTCCATCTCCGACCAGACCCCCGCCGTCTTCCTCCACTCCACTACTCATCCCCCTCGTCCCCTCCAAACCCACCCCCTCCCTCCACGTGTCCCTCCCTCCCCGGCCCCCTCCTCTCTCCACCCTCCTCCGCCCCCTCCTCCGCTCTCCCCCACCATCGCCAGCTCCAAGCTCCCCCACATCCTCTCCGACTCCGACCTCTCCTCCTCCCGCCACCACCGCCCTCGCCGGAGACAGCCCCCGCCGCCGGGGCCCAAGCTCCCCCACATCCTCTCCGACACCAGCCCCTCCTCCTCTCCCCGGAGCCACAAGTCCAACTTCACCGCCGGAGGCTTCCCAACGGCTTTTCAGGCGAACTCGACCTACTCCAGCACGCCGTCGCAGGCCTCCTCCATGTGGAACTGGGAGAATTTCTACCCTCCTTCACCTCCAGACTCCGAATTCTTCGACCAGAAAAACCAACACTCTTCCAAACAGTCCCACCACCTCTCCGACGATGGTTCCGACTCCGAACCCGACCCGGAGGCCGAAACCGAGAGATCCGAATACAACTACTTCCACAACGTCCCCAAATCCCAAACCCCCGCCGTCGCCAAAAACCGCCCCTACTCTCAGTCCGAGAACTACGCCGCCTCAGAGAGATCAGAATACGACTTCTTCCTCCACAAAGCTCCGCCCAAGGCTCAGTCGGAGAAGTACGCGCCGTCGGAGAGGGAAGAGGTGCAGTGCAGCGAGTGGGAGGATCACGATCACTACAGCACGACCAGCTCGTCGGAGAACGGAGAGGACGACGATCGGGACTCGAGATCCGAGATGGGGACCCGGTCCAACTTCGACGCGTCGGTTCGGGCCGAGTCCGTGGCGGCGCCGGCACAGGCGATGCCGAAGTACGCGCCGAGCATGAGGTCGGAGGGGTCGGAGGGGAGTACTTACCGGAGCAGTGAAATCTCGAATATGAAAATGGTGGTGAGGCATAAGGACTTGAAGGAGATTGTTGAGGCTATAAAGGAGAATTTCGATAAGGCAGCGGCGGCCGGCGACCAGGTCTCCGAGATGCTCGAGTCCAACCGCGCCCAGCTTAATCGGAGCTTCCGGCAGCTCAAGAGTAATTCTTTAATCTATTACTGCTAGTTTAGTTTTGTTACTATGTTTTCCGAAAGTTACTAATTTAGTTTTGGGaaattttcgattttttaCAGAGACAGTGTATCACTCAAGTAGTATGCTGAGCACATTGAGCTCGACTTGGTCGTCGAAGCCGCCGCTCTCGGTGAAGTACCGCCTCGACGCGGCGGTGCTGAATGAGCCGGGCGGTCCGAAGAGCCTCTGCTCCACCTTCGAGCGGCTTTTGGCTTGGGAGAAGAAGCTCTATGAGGAAGTCAAGGTAAACTTTCATGAgtaaatttcatttctttttttttgtttttgtcttAGTGAAAACAA
This genomic interval carries:
- the LOC126803409 gene encoding nitrate regulatory gene2 protein-like; its protein translation is MGCTASKLDNEDTVRRCKERRRFMKDAVYARHHLAAAHADYCRSLRLTGSALVSFASFEPLSISDQTPAVFLHSTTHPPRPLQTHPLPPRVPPSPAPSSLHPPPPPPPLSPTIASSKLPHILSDSDLSSSRHHRPRRRQPPPPGPKLPHILSDTSPSSSPRSHKSNFTAGGFPTAFQANSTYSSTPSQASSMWNWENFYPPSPPDSEFFDQKNQHSSKQSHHLSDDGSDSEPDPEAETERSEYNYFHNVPKSQTPAVAKNRPYSQSENYAASERSEYDFFLHKAPPKAQSEKYAPSEREEVQCSEWEDHDHYSTTSSSENGEDDDRDSRSEMGTRSNFDASVRAESVAAPAQAMPKYAPSMRSEGSEGSTYRSSEISNMKMVVRHKDLKEIVEAIKENFDKAAAAGDQVSEMLESNRAQLNRSFRQLKKTVYHSSSMLSTLSSTWSSKPPLSVKYRLDAAVLNEPGGPKSLCSTFERLLAWEKKLYEEVKARESVKIEHEKKLASLQNQEYKGEDEIKLDKTKAAIKRLQSLIIVTSQAVSTTSTAITDLRDSDLVPQLVELCHGFMYMWRAMHQYHEVQNNIVQQVRGLVNQSSKGDATSELHRQATRDLESAVSAWHSSFCRLIKFKRDFIQSVHGWFKLSLLPVNNDTFTGNNEPSAEVYFFCDEWKLALERVPDTVASEAIKSFINVVHVISIKQSEELKIKKRTETASKELEKKASSLRNIEKKFYNSYSMVGIGLPDSGTDNGHDLGLDARDPLAEKKSELATSQRRVEEELNKHSKAVEVTRAMTLNNLQTGLPGVFQALTSFSGLFTEALDSVCTRSYSIN